One window from the genome of Deltaproteobacteria bacterium encodes:
- a CDS encoding ABC transporter substrate-binding protein, with product MENMTMHRRKLSYIHWLTLVFLAALFSPPANAVDKLRVGFSAISLSNAPVWIAEEKGFFKKVDIETEAIVVGGGATRSVSAVIAGDLQFGSTGGGAVVSAVFSGSDIVMVAAGNNKGIQRLMVRPDIATPAALKGKRIGITTLGSSGHLALLLMLRKWGMAPEDVQVLQVGASPVMLISLQKGGIDAAVLQDPTFFMAEDTGYKTLGDPVTLDIQYLQNVLVASRGYLKSHRDIAVRFMKGFVEGVAYLKRNKEETMRILMKKMRIEKGKENYLERSYNLYATQYMEAAPLPFASRHQDRARIHGQRFSQSENRRSQFIHRQQFDQTAGG from the coding sequence ATGGAGAACATGACAATGCACCGCCGTAAACTGTCTTACATACACTGGCTAACGCTCGTGTTCCTCGCCGCATTGTTCTCACCTCCGGCAAATGCTGTCGATAAACTCCGCGTCGGCTTTTCCGCCATCAGCTTGTCCAACGCGCCGGTGTGGATCGCCGAGGAGAAAGGATTTTTCAAGAAAGTCGACATTGAAACCGAAGCCATCGTGGTCGGCGGCGGCGCAACCCGCTCGGTGAGCGCGGTGATCGCCGGCGATTTGCAGTTCGGTTCCACCGGCGGCGGCGCCGTGGTCAGCGCGGTCTTCAGCGGCTCGGATATCGTTATGGTTGCAGCCGGCAACAACAAGGGCATTCAACGGTTGATGGTTCGACCCGACATCGCGACCCCGGCGGCGCTCAAGGGCAAACGCATCGGTATCACAACGTTAGGTTCGTCCGGTCATCTGGCGCTGCTGCTCATGCTGCGCAAATGGGGCATGGCGCCGGAGGACGTCCAAGTCCTCCAAGTCGGCGCCTCGCCGGTCATGCTGATCAGTTTACAAAAAGGCGGCATCGACGCAGCGGTGTTGCAAGATCCGACTTTTTTCATGGCGGAAGACACGGGTTACAAAACCCTCGGCGATCCTGTGACGCTCGACATTCAGTATCTGCAAAACGTCTTGGTCGCCTCGCGCGGATACTTAAAAAGCCATCGCGACATCGCCGTGCGCTTCATGAAAGGCTTCGTCGAAGGCGTCGCCTATTTGAAACGCAACAAAGAAGAGACGATGAGAATCTTGATGAAGAAGATGCGTATCGAAAAGGGCAAAGAGAATTATTTAGAGCGCTCCTACAATCTCTACGCGACCCAATACATGGAAGCCGCCCCCCTACCGTTCGCTAGTCGGCACCAAGACCGTGCTCGAATTCATGGTCAAAGATTTTCCCAAAGCGAAAACCGCCGATCCCAATTCATTCATCGACAACAGTTTGATCA